The Nitrospinota bacterium genome window below encodes:
- a CDS encoding heavy-metal-associated domain-containing protein: MQSVLNVDGMTCQHCVQTVNETVGKMAGVEKVVVDLDQKKVTVDYDDSKSKLDDISARIVEAGFQVTGS, translated from the coding sequence ATGCAAAGCGTTTTAAACGTAGATGGTATGACTTGCCAACATTGTGTTCAGACTGTGAACGAAACGGTGGGTAAGATGGCAGGGGTTGAAAAGGTGGTGGTAGATCTTGACCAAAAAAAAGTTACGGTTGATTATGATGATTCAAAATCAAAGCTGGATGATATATCCGCTCGTATTGTTGAGGCTGGATTCCAGGTAACAGGGAGCTAG
- a CDS encoding flagellar biosynthesis anti-sigma factor FlgM: MNELEITTKIGRRNPVNGSAKGKIKPTSDKSSSPGNVDKVKLSGSSKAQASANPSKAITSEIRHDLVNKFRDVLQNGSYEVKANEIADKIVQKIRENKNHLVL, translated from the coding sequence ATGAATGAATTAGAAATAACAACAAAAATTGGCAGGCGAAACCCTGTTAACGGATCAGCCAAGGGAAAGATAAAGCCTACATCTGACAAATCTTCTTCCCCTGGAAACGTTGACAAGGTAAAGCTTTCAGGGTCTTCCAAGGCTCAAGCCTCAGCAAATCCAAGTAAGGCAATCACGAGCGAAATTCGACATGACCTTGTGAATAAGTTTCGTGATGTATTGCAAAATGGATCTTATGAGGTGAAAGCAAATGAGATCGCCGACAAAATTGTTCAAAAAATCCGGGAAAACAAAAACCATCTGGTTTTATAG
- a CDS encoding DUF1538 domain-containing protein encodes MDIFPIIVVISFFQLAIIQKPFPHPSQTLSGVLLVVTGLFIFILGLESALFPIGEKMANEFALKGNPWWIIFFGFALGFSTTIAEPALTVIAGKAGALASGAGAIANEKKSIDNFILGLRFTVAFSVGLSIAIGVIRIMKGWPLIWFIIGGYTLIVFATFFAPKEIIGIAYDSGGITTSTITVPLITALGVGLATSIRGRNPMLDGFGLIALASLSPIIFVLGYGILIYGVGN; translated from the coding sequence ATGGATATTTTTCCTATTATAGTGGTTATATCATTTTTTCAACTGGCAATTATACAAAAGCCTTTTCCCCACCCGAGTCAAACTCTTTCAGGCGTTCTTCTCGTAGTCACAGGACTCTTCATTTTTATCCTGGGACTGGAAAGCGCCCTATTCCCTATAGGCGAAAAAATGGCCAATGAGTTTGCTCTGAAAGGAAATCCATGGTGGATCATTTTTTTTGGGTTTGCATTGGGGTTTTCCACTACTATCGCGGAACCCGCTTTAACAGTTATTGCTGGAAAGGCTGGTGCCCTTGCCTCAGGGGCTGGGGCAATAGCTAACGAGAAGAAATCCATAGATAATTTTATTTTAGGGCTGCGTTTTACCGTCGCATTTTCTGTAGGGCTTTCCATTGCAATAGGTGTAATCCGGATTATGAAAGGCTGGCCTCTGATATGGTTCATCATTGGTGGCTATACCCTGATTGTATTCGCTACATTTTTCGCCCCGAAGGAGATTATAGGTATTGCATATGATTCTGGAGGAATCACGACTTCTACAATCACAGTTCCCCTGATCACAGCACTAGGTGTAGGCCTGGCTACCTCCATAAGGGGTCGAAACCCTATGTTAGATGGGTTTGGGCTTATAGCCCTGGCAAGTTTAAGCCCAATTATATTTGTTCTGGGGTATGGAATTCTTATTTATGGTGTGGGCAACTAA
- a CDS encoding DUF1538 domain-containing protein: protein MDSEVLDTLGKAFKGTLLDILPIILVLGFFQIVAIRKFVPHLKQKLIGLVLVVVGLAIFIVGLEQCVFPIGTEMAHQLTDLQFLAGNDSEKVEFLKNAKKISPEIYFWTYVFAFLIGFSTTLAEPALIAVALKANEITTGAISAWGLRIAVALGVAGGVTLGVYRIVTGTPLHYYIVTGYALLLIQTWFAPKQIVPLAYDSGGVTTSTVTVPLIAALGIGLAINVPGRSPLIDGFGLIAFASLFPMFTVMAYAMITENRTKRTENEEPS, encoded by the coding sequence ATGGATAGCGAAGTTTTAGACACATTAGGAAAAGCTTTTAAAGGAACATTACTGGATATACTTCCAATAATTCTGGTTCTGGGCTTTTTTCAAATCGTCGCCATTCGCAAGTTTGTTCCACATCTCAAGCAAAAACTGATCGGGCTGGTATTGGTAGTTGTTGGACTTGCAATATTCATCGTTGGACTGGAGCAATGTGTATTTCCCATAGGCACAGAAATGGCCCATCAATTGACGGACCTGCAATTTCTTGCCGGGAATGATTCTGAAAAAGTAGAATTCCTGAAAAATGCCAAAAAGATTTCACCTGAAATTTATTTCTGGACCTATGTTTTTGCTTTTCTGATTGGGTTTTCCACAACCCTTGCTGAACCGGCATTGATTGCCGTTGCGTTGAAAGCAAATGAAATAACCACCGGTGCAATTTCTGCATGGGGTTTGCGAATAGCCGTTGCACTGGGTGTCGCGGGTGGTGTAACGCTGGGTGTATATCGCATAGTAACCGGAACTCCTTTGCATTACTATATTGTAACAGGGTACGCTCTATTACTTATCCAGACATGGTTTGCACCCAAACAGATTGTTCCACTCGCATATGATTCAGGTGGTGTTACAACCTCTACCGTAACAGTGCCTTTGATTGCGGCACTGGGAATTGGATTAGCCATAAATGTTCCCGGTCGCTCACCTTTGATTGACGGTTTTGGGTTGATCGCATTCGCTTCCCTTTTCCCTATGTTCACTGTCATGGCGTATGCTATGATCACTGAAAATCGGACAAAACGTACAGAGAATGAAGAACCATCATAA
- a CDS encoding P-II family nitrogen regulator has translation MRFKVILAMVNETYQDTVIESAKAAGATGVTVLNSRGEGIHSHKSFLGLTMEAQKDMLLFLVEDFIANNIMEAIYESGHLKEHGNGIAFSMNVDRAIGLESQMPTMEKDAKDRYF, from the coding sequence ATGCGTTTTAAAGTCATTTTAGCAATGGTAAATGAGACTTATCAGGACACTGTTATTGAATCTGCAAAAGCGGCTGGCGCAACAGGTGTCACCGTTTTAAATTCCCGCGGCGAAGGCATTCATTCGCACAAATCTTTTTTGGGACTGACAATGGAAGCTCAAAAAGATATGCTGCTTTTCCTGGTTGAAGATTTCATAGCCAACAATATTATGGAAGCTATTTATGAATCAGGACATTTAAAAGAGCATGGCAATGGAATTGCTTTTAGCATGAATGTAGACAGGGCAATAGGATTGGAAAGTCAAATGCCCACTATGGAAAAAGATGCTAAAGACCGTTATTTTTAA
- a CDS encoding CBS domain-containing protein, translating into MTKIQKVRDVMMANFTKVEGVMKVSDSLNMMREKKINAILIEPRDENDVYGIMTLKDIARKVIGQGRKLHEAHVYEIMSKPVLSINADMPIPYAARFLTNFNVSYAMVIENNKVTGMVSLNGMVDRWED; encoded by the coding sequence ATGACCAAGATTCAAAAGGTCCGTGACGTCATGATGGCCAACTTTACTAAAGTAGAGGGAGTCATGAAAGTCTCTGATTCATTGAATATGATGCGAGAAAAAAAAATCAACGCCATTCTAATAGAACCGCGTGACGAAAATGATGTTTATGGCATCATGACCTTGAAAGATATTGCAAGAAAAGTAATCGGACAAGGAAGAAAACTCCACGAAGCACATGTATATGAAATAATGTCTAAACCTGTTTTATCAATAAATGCAGATATGCCTATTCCCTATGCGGCAAGGTTTTTGACAAACTTCAATGTATCTTACGCTATGGTAATTGAAAATAACAAGGTTACGGGAATGGTTTCTCTGAACGGCATGGTTGACCGGTGGGAAGATTA
- a CDS encoding DUF1566 domain-containing protein yields the protein MNNTSRFEDKGDGTLLDHETGLVWSKEDSWPVAQDWLTFQEALQFVDEMNKKDYLGYHDWRIPEKEEIEKIYIPECTIIGRSNTELHIDPLFAPGGGNASWCLPFDQQAAFYFSYTSGNSQQFDQDYSQGYVRLVRLYPND from the coding sequence ATGAATAATACCAGCAGGTTTGAAGATAAAGGTGATGGAACCTTGTTAGACCATGAAACCGGTTTGGTCTGGTCTAAAGAAGATTCCTGGCCAGTAGCTCAGGATTGGTTGACGTTTCAAGAAGCCCTTCAATTTGTCGATGAAATGAATAAGAAAGATTATCTTGGTTACCACGACTGGCGAATTCCAGAAAAAGAAGAAATTGAAAAGATTTATATTCCTGAATGCACCATCATAGGTCGATCCAATACCGAGTTACACATTGACCCACTTTTTGCGCCAGGCGGTGGAAATGCATCCTGGTGTCTACCTTTTGATCAACAAGCTGCTTTTTATTTTTCTTACACTTCAGGAAACTCTCAACAATTTGACCAGGACTATTCCCAGGGGTATGTCCGATTAGTTCGTCTTTATCCGAACGATTAA